Genomic window (Triticum aestivum cultivar Chinese Spring unplaced genomic scaffold, IWGSC CS RefSeq v2.1 scaffold45949, whole genome shotgun sequence):
ATGTAAGCTTTAGTAATGCACCTAACATGAAGATGTGTGTAATTACAATTAATTTTGTCCCTATAATGAGTCTTCATATACCGTGGATGCTCTACACTTTCAAGTATTTTTGTCCCTATAATGGGTCTTCTTATACAATGGATTCCCTACACTTTTTGCTGCCACATGTCTATCCTTACTTTTTCCCATGAGCGTGCTTCTCATACCTGGTTTATTTGTCTATCTTTTTATTTCAGAAGTATAGGTTGCACTTGAGAAGAGTCAAACCAAATCCAGTTGGTGATGCCTCTGAAAGACATAACTCATCCTACAACAACATGAACAACCAGGGGAGTTTCATGCGTAACCATGAACATGAAAGATGGTGTACGTCCTCTGGTCTTTTAAGTCCAAACAATTTTTCTGCAATGGGTCACTTAGCTCAGCCGGCGAACACACATAGAAACTCGTGCACGGGGTCATTCATCCATGATGGTAGAATGTATAAGTATGTCGCACCAAAACTGTCGGATGCGGGAAGATTCGCTCGCTGCATTGACCCTCCTGCCAACCTATACAACAACATACCCAATGAAACAACTTTAGATGAATTTCCTTCATATAGTTTTGGCGATTCCTATGCTGGCCGCATGCGTGGTAAGCTGGTGGAGACAAACAAAGGCAAGTTTCCAGACCCTTCATACAATTCTGCAACACATGCGACATTGACTGGTGTTCTTCATAGAGGTATAATATCTCCCATCTCATCAAATGTGAACGTAGAGGTGCAAAATGAAATTGGAACGGTCATGAGAAATGCTACATCTATGGCAGGCTTCAATGAGCAGATTGTTCCAAAAAATGCACATAGCAACCAAAGCTTCGTAGGGATGTTGAATGCCTGCGGCAGTCGTCCAGTGTCATTATCTGAGATGGTTAAGGGAGGGAGCAGCAGTATACCAGTAGATGGCTTGAGTGAGCGGATGACACCATTCAACATAGCAAAAAACACAAGCTCAATCGGAATGATGTTGAATGAAAACACCGCACCTGGTAACAGTAGAATCTCAATGACACATACATATATGGTTAATAGTGGAAGAAATATTTCTACACTTTCCAACCATCAGACAGAAAATGTCGTCGCAATGACTGACAAGCTTGATGGCCAGGATGCAGTTAGCAATCACCCTATGCAAATGGGTACTATTGGTCAGCATGCACTTAATGATCAATTTAATGACATCAATGACTTCTCATGGGATGATTTTTTTCTCAACCCGCTGGATGCAGTAAGTACTTTTCTCGTTGGCTTTTATCTAGGCATTGGATATGAATTGTTGAGTTGGACATGTGTATTTAAATCGAAGTTTTCTTTCTCACTGTAGGATTTCACTATCGAGGATGATTTGATGGGTGGAGAAGAAtagttgcaactgatcgaacgagttcgacaggcaatgagcggcgtcatccaggctttatggccagccttctccttacccgagggtcttggggagcttgcggagaagcttcagggagtgtgacagcgcttccatttatggaagatttcggcctgccgctaaggtgccagggaggcctgggccatggtaaagacgcggtacaagaaagcggatcccaaccacatggccgaagtcggacctgtggggcccgatgggaaggagatccctgtgagtttagtatacggccaagtagagttggccgctaaattttcccaacaggactgtaaattagacaacctgttagacgggattgaggaagaatacaatcagtcgatttgacaatgtattataaaatgacatataaaatgccttctagccggattgtagatcatttgtctttgccgaccttttcgcttcgacctcgggaccctagagtccgaagtgtgtccgaataccctctcggttatgaaacaaccggggtatgcatggagaccaggcgtaggggtcattagtgctttatcagacaagtgcccaactagttatgttatattacatgggtagtaagaaacatcttccagggagaatagttccgttaagggttcctttcctctgggggtggcatgccctaaagtgcatgtccggactgcgaaaaaaagcagaaaaacatctgggggcagataaataagtggataaaaaaccatcttttaagtcaccgaccgaatattcccttaagaacgctagctttcggcttcacccagtctgaggtacacatccggctgacccggcagtaacaatcgcagaggtgctccctttacctcctagccgaacaatcgggaacgtaggggtaagcacaggatccaggcaacccagcttggccaaaacttaagtcatatcgatgcatataatggtgaataaaaggtacatgtggaggcttgacacatgtgctgggcatgaagcccttataattaagcttctggtaaagaagccccccaggtataatgagtgcggatagcacatcaattgcgcgcggACGATGCacaagtaggccttttaaggctttgatgaatagggttgagaagaaaaagataaaaaaaggcagctgaagtaaaaaaaatttggacggggggaaagggacgaactcttagtccggagctaggcatagaatcttcggaggcgggccgcgttccatgggttcggctcgagtcggttatccgacgcatttcgtagacggtacgctccgccggtcaagactttatcgatgatgaaggggccttcccatttgggcttgagcttgtcctttttcttgtccggcaggcgtagaaccatttcgccaacattgtaagtcttggcccgtacttctctgctttggtatcttcaagcctgctgctgataaaatgcggaacgagccttggcaacgtcgcgttcttcctccaatgcgtccaagctgtcctgccgatccaactcagcttctctttcttcgtacatgcgcactcgaggtgagtcatgaattatgtcgcacgTCAAAACtacttctgcgccgtataccataaaaatggtgtgaatccggtagtacggttaggcgttgcccgcagcccccagagtacggagtcgagctcctctacccagtgcgtgccagatttcgtaagggaccgcactagtctgggtttgatgccgctcattattagaccatttgctcgttccacttgaccgttggtctgaggatgatagactgaagcgtaatcgagcttgatgcccatatttttgcaccatgatttaacctcatcggccgtgaagttcgtgccgttatcggtgatgatgctgtgggggacaccataacggtgtactaccccggatataaagtctatcactggtctggactctgccgttttaactggcttggcctctatccatttggtaaatttatccaccatgaccaataggtacctttgcttgtagtttccccctttaagtggtccaaccatgtcaagcccccagaccgcgaacggccaggtaatgggtatagttttgagggcggtgggtggcatgtggctctgattagcaaagagctgacaaccgacgcatcttcggactaagtcctgagcatctgcccaggccgtcggccaataaaatcctgtacggaatgcctttcctacaagggcccgggctgcggcgtggtgtccgcctagtccggcgtgaatttccgccagaaggtctcgcccttcctcttcggagatacacctttgaaggactccggttgtgcttttcttatagagttctccctcatggaccttgtaggctttagatcgccggactacgcagcgggcctcattatggtctttggggagttcctgcctaagcaagtaggctaggaatggctctgtccatggggcgattactgccattatgtcgtgagctgagggtgttgtttcgtcggctggatcgccggttatgtcagattgttctgcggctgcctccggtttgttatttccggactcctcttcccatagtacggatggcttgaacagccattccaggaagatatttggagggacagcgtcacgttttgcgccgatgcgtgccaatacgtcggccgcttggttattatctctggctacgtggtggatttttgagtccttcgaaccgagctgacattttaaggacggcgttgcgataggctgccatttttggatccttggcgtcaaaggctctatttacttgggatattgcgaggtttgagtccccgcgcacctctaggcgttggatgcccatggagattgccatccggaggccatgtaagagggcctcgtattcggctacgttgttggagtccgtgtacattatctggagtacgtattggactctgtccccggttggggacgttagtacgatgccagcccccaatccggccaacattttggagccgtcgaaatgcataatccaattggagtatgcgccgtactctttagggagttcggcttcagtccactcagcgacaaagtcagccaaaacttgcgactttatagctcgccggggtttgtaagttatgtcgaatggtaagagctcaatggcccattttgcaatcctgcccgttgcgtcgcggttatttataatgtcatttaggggtacttcggaggccactgttatcgaacactcttgaaagtagtgtcggagcttccgggatgccatgaacaccgcatacgctatcttttgatagtgcgggtaacgggacttgcagggggttaaaatagtggatacgtagtacactggtttttgaagagggaatttatgcccttctgtctctcgttctacgacgagcaccgctcttactacttgatgtgttgccgcgatgtataacaacataggttcgcccaggttgggcgcagccaggaccggattcgttgccaatatggcctttatttcttcgagtccggcagtggcagcatccgtccactcgaagtgttcggtgtgcctgaggaggcgatagaggggcaatgccttttctcctaggcgggagataaagcggctgtgagccgccacgcatccagtcaatttctggatctgtttgaggttttttggaatatccaactgcgatagggctcggatcttggccggatttgcttctattcctctaccggatacaatgaatcccaagagctttccggctggtacgccgaaaacgcatttttccggattcagcttgatgtcatatgctcggaggttgtcgaatgtgaccctcaagtcgtctactagagtttcgacgtgtttggttttgacgactacgtcgtctatgtatgcctctactgttttgccgatctaggtagccagacatgtctgaatcatgcgctgatatgttgcgccggcgtttttaagtccgaagggcatcgtgttgaagtagaatggtccatatggagtaatgaatgccgttgcggcttgatccacttctgccatcttgatttgatgatagccggagtatgcgtccaggaaacacaatgaatcgtgccctgcagtctcatcgatgatttggtcgatgcgggggagggggaagggatcctttgggcaggctttatttaggtctttgaaatcgacacataggcgccaggatctgtccttctttggtaccattaccaagtttgctagccaatccggatgtttgatatctctgatgaatccggcttccaatagtttggctagttcttctcccattgcctgtcttttgggttcagaaaatcatcgaagagcctgtttgactggcttgaacccttttaggatgtttaggctatgctctgccagcctgcgagggattcctggcatatctgaaggatgccaggcgaaaatatcccaattttcctgaaggaattctcgcagcgcggcgtctacatcagggttcaactgtgccccgatggaggccgtctttgtcgggtccgttgggtggacctagaattttataatttcgtccgctggtttaaaggaggtggacttggatctcttatcgagtatcacgtcgtccctgtgtACCGTAGCGcgtagcgcggtgagttcctctgccgctagggcttcggatagtgcc
Coding sequences:
- the LOC123176066 gene encoding uncharacterized protein; translation: KYRLHLRRVKPNPVGDASERHNSSYNNMNNQGSFMRNHEHERWCTSSGLLSPNNFSAMGHLAQPANTHRNSCTGSFIHDGRMYKYVAPKLSDAGRFARCIDPPANLYNNIPNETTLDEFPSYSFGDSYAGRMRGKLVETNKGKFPDPSYNSATHATLTGVLHRGIISPISSNVNVEVQNEIGTVMRNATSMAGFNEQIVPKNAHSNQSFVGMLNACGSRPVSLSEMVKGGSSSIPVDGLSERMTPFNIAKNTSSIGMMLNENTAPGNSRISMTHTYMVNSGRNISTLSNHQTENVVAMTDKLDGQDAVSNHPMQMGTIGQHALNDQFNDINDFSWDDFFLNPLDADFTIEDDLMGGEE